The Brassica oleracea var. oleracea cultivar TO1000 unplaced genomic scaffold, BOL UnpScaffold00932, whole genome shotgun sequence region taaacttcaACATTTACAATAtgatcattaattttaataagttGGCGAAATTAACTTTTTCATGattgttaaaaaatttaggGGTTACTTCGATAGCAATGGATGATAAAACCGGGAAAATGACGGTAGTTGGTGAAGTTGATGTACCGGTTATCGTAAAGAAGCTAAGGAAGATATGTAATGCAGAGCTTGTTACGGTTGAAGTTGTTAAACCACCTGAGAAAAAGCCAGAACCAGAGAAACCGACTCCAGCTAAACCGGCCGAAATTGTTGCCTTCCCTGTTACGCAGTTTAGCTACCCGTACCAGTATCATTCGTCCTATGCTAATTCGTACTATCAACCATGCGATAATTACAGAGTTGTGGTGGAGGAACCAAATACTTGTGTGATTATGTAACACTTCATTTTAGTCTGTAGAACTATTAATTTTGATGGAAGAATGTTTTTTTGGGTTACTTTGACATAAATTTCTTGTAATGAGCTTAAATTGAAGGAAAAAGgaattgtaattttttcttagaaattatattttcttaaaaaaattaggaagacTTTCCTAAATGTGTATAACATCTTCGTGAATTTGAGTTTAGAAAAAGACCTTCCCCAATAAGTATAATATGTTCgggttttttgcaaaattgactcaaaattCAAAGTCAACCACAAATctaacctatgtttttttttggacattttatttgtcatattcaccccacaagttcagaTTGTTCACAAAAataccattattttttttttctttcgaaaatggtatttttactctctcaacctcatcatctttaagtatttacaagattgtcattgtcatcaatacaccaaccaccatgaacaaccaatttgaaactcttaatCCACCTCAAATCGATTgacacttcttctttctcaattcttatgaattaaaaacaacatatctttcactttctctccacattcatccaaaaaacccaTGATTtcgattctaaattttttatggttcatagagctattgaagcttacgatttttggtgggtcacttttgtttgagattatgtgtgcttggagaagacttatgtgtgctaaacaagttatctcactggttgctatgaaatcagttttttttccaTATCTATTCTCCTGGACGACTtccgacttacatggaagtcgtccatctttgtttgttaaaaaaaaaaatttgagacgacttccatgtaagtctttcatgtatattagtcgatatgtttaataaactttcattttctctaaaaatataaagactttttaatatatttttgttaattcatgtatattagtcgatATTTGAGCTCCTGgatgatattttattacttaattgATTTCAATTATGAGTTTACTGACATTCATGAAAGttttctacgttagtttttgtaaatttgttaagtaattttaagatatgtttatttaatttttaaaagtgttaagtaacttcaagaatattaagtaacatggtttaatgtgtcgtCTTAGATcgtaagatatactttttaactttcaagaaatttgaaatttcaattttcacttaaaattttgagtttcctGCTTAAATTTGTCGCTTATATTTCAATTTCCCGCTTTAAATTTAAGTCTTCCGAGAAGAATTCCCAGAAGACTTCTAATGAAAGCGTTTTATCTTTGAAATTATGtaatggtttatcttttgttaattTGACTACGTTTTCTTGAGAATTATTCTCCCGTAGTTGtagtaaatttgattaatttttgtgttattgtgttttgctattgaagttgtatcatcaacttcaattatgtcaagtaattttggcaagataatattgtggaatatgaacatatttaccaatttttttttattaatatctcttcaaatttacaaaaaaaaatcacaactaaaggagtacacatgcaaatcactaAACATACCACAAAAAAACtgttatagatcattcctctacaaagacaagcttggactccacttgatacgGAAGAACACtctgtcagaagacttcctgaagtcttccaaagtctgctccagatctgaaaaacatgtatatcaaacccagatctgaaaaatctgcatatcaaaaaacgtcaaatggcttaaaacagagaaaatgagtggaagattgtATAGATATACTTATATAGAACATTCAacgtacatatccaagtggaagatgagaaccatctggtTAAAAAcatgcaacaaaaagatagattagtgagaaagacatgaaacaaaaaaagaaaaattcatataaagtttggtgttttcaagtcaaagagattatagTGGGtctggagagttttagtttggggaaaaagtaagaactttaatTTTGCAACAGggggttaccaaatgaagaaaaaccagacataaaaacttaccaaaacactcagatctgttatgaaagggagacatgtgtgaagactccgtcagaagacttccaggatgTCTTCTGGAAGGCTTTTAGcacattatatttttgaagacttccgagaagactttccataagtcttccaaagtctgctccagatctgaaaaacatttatatcaaactcagatctgaaaaaaatgcatataaaaaaaggttcaaatgacttaaaaacagagaaaatgagtgaaagatTAGATAggtctacctttatagaacacacaaaaatacatatctaaaattaatagatttacctttaaatgagtggaagatgagaaccatgtgatgaaaaacctgcaaaacaagataaactaggaagaaaaacatgagacaaaaacaataaattgatataaagtttggtatttataagttcaaagagattaagagagaggttggagagttttagaatgatgaacataacatttttgttgcagtcttttgagagaaggagagagaatgtgtaaatttttctttatatatggagacaaaaattccaataaggttaaatattttcgactCAGAAGTCTTTCAAGTAAGTGCTCTAATAGAAAAATTCCTAGTCCTGAAgacaaatatttttagcgggaaactaaaatatttttagcgagagttagaagactttcacagaagtcttctaatcaccagacgacttacctgttagtcttCTAGAGCCTAAACATAACCCcgaaactaaattaactaactaaacacttcataaataaaattaaacttcaaaagtgtttactatacacagaaatgaacacatatacgtaaaattttaatttttcaaaaaaaatatttaaactttccaaaatctaacatTAAGAATAcgtacaatactacaacatatgttgtcaaaccctaagccaaataatatcatgattaactactttaactcatctatgttgaaaactatttaattttattatatcttaatttatatcatttaaaattgtttataactacgtgattttaatttttcacttgcaagaatattttttaaaaaatttataaatttttttaagatcaactatactagaagacttccatggaagtTGTCTAGACGTACAATATATTAGAAGACTCAGaagactttctaggaatatattcataaaaatgagttctgtttttttttttgtcacaagaggctgactgtaatttcacaagacttttaggttacttttgcatttaattcaagtttgagtatacttttgcaatcaaagttaagttttgagtcatatttggcaaattcccCAATATGTTCCTAGAATTGTAGAAGATATTAAAAAGATGTATAATAATTcatcaaatttaagaaaattttcataaacttatatttaaaaaaacattcctAAATGTGTATTTAGAAAAACCTTTATGAATACCTTACtgaattataattatatgttcATTTAGTAAGATATTCTCGAATATGTATAAGATCTTCCTAAAGTTTTTTGAAGACCTTCCTTAATTtgatatctaaattttataaagatattatacgtatttaaaatcattttcataAAGTTTTGAAATACGTTATATATCAAGTAATATTTtcctaaatatacatataaaacaaattcattAAGATCACATACACATTTAGAAATTCCTAAATATACATACAAGTTACATTCAAAGACTATACTTATACATTTATGAAGGCAATcctaaattaatgaaatttttttacaaatttaaaaagatatcatACATGTTTAGGAATGTCTTCTTAGACTTCGTTTAAGAGAATTTTCCcccaaaaattgaaaaactgaatctctttttgaaacaaaatccaAGTAacacattatttattttaatattttgaaattcaatatttatttatttatataaaatatttatttttatatgtaataaaaaactagttaaaattataaatgatgatagaattttcatttaaccttttaatggaaaatattttggtcacTTTGACTTTTGAGGGTTAttaagagaacaaaaaaaaaattaaaatgtgcTATTTAAGTGATTTGCCAtttaaaaaaagcaaaaaaagttCTCGACAAGAGACTAAGTTTTTCGTGAAGGGAcccaaatcatttttttgtacTTTCAGTACAAATTTAAGTCAACTTCCTAGACTAGGTTTAGGCTATTTTCCAAGTTTTCTATACTTAAGAATTACTTCGTGTTTTTCGTTCTTTCTAGACAACTCCTAAACATAATTGGATTCTTATAAGATGAAACGAGGTTCATGTACAACATATCAGTTTGCTAATATGCTATTACATGTTTGATATTTGACATAATCAAACCTGAATCCATCATTTGTCATTCCTGCCTTAGTCCCCCGTTCAtggtatgtttttatttttcggGTTTGATCTTGACCTGTATTAAGGGGGGAGCCAGATACTTTTTTACGAGGGTTagaaaagaaatcaaaaacataatttataaaccaCAAAAATTACAAATGTATTCTAAGCTCACTCATAGCTTGAAAACGTTTTATACTGGTTTCATTGGCTacatcttcaaatattttttcttaccgAAGGAGACTAACTTTTTATcctagaaataaataaaaattatctttctaaatataaaactaattgttaaatctttttcaaatcatgaacataaattaataatacaaataaagGAGTACGGtattaaaaacatatagaaaaccaacctgaaatttaacaaaaaaaataattgtgaaGCACGAGTTGGAAGTTCGCTGTCGTCTTCGGTTTGCGAGGAAgaggaacatttttttttttaattttttttttaattttacttattttcttaatgtttctgtattataaattagttgGGTCTGATATAATTTGGGGTTAAATAAACATATTGTTAAAGTTTAAAATACCAAAAcgtgtttagtgattttaaattttttgtaattataggAAAATGAGGTTAAATCCAAAATTCTAAagataaaaagtataattattttaattgtataattaaattttatctttaatgtTTAGTAATTATAAAAGAGGCATAGGTaatagtaggcctgagacttttatccgtgatccggattcgatccgagattcgatccggatccgatctgaaaatccggatatccagatgggccgaatccggatccggatagtaaaatattggatccgtcaaaaccggatccggatatcttaatttttaagtccgacatccggatccgtaagttttattaaaaaatatttcaaaatagtaatatataaattaattttatttaatatattttcatttttataatagtatatatacattttaatattttatataaattttgtaatattatacatagaaataattaaagacattatatatttttttatttttaaattattgttaatattttatatatatatattaatattattttttacttattctaaGGATCCAAATtcagatccggatatccgccggatattacaatttttagaaggatatccgacatccggatccggataaggatagtaaaattatggatccgccggataaagaTTCGGATCCAGATACTTTAAAATTATctggatatccgatccgtctgAGGCCTAGTTAATAGATTCGCTTAGCGAGAGCAGCTGTTCCGTATCACTTAGAAAaacattaaagaaaatatatcaagaCAGAAACCCATCAAATCAATTATGCTTATCAACAGAACCAAAAAGACCAACGACGAGCTTGTGAAATTAATTGGAGTGTATAACTCGGTGGAACGAAACAAAGAGATAGATACGAAGAAACATCACAAAAACACAAATTGAGAAAACGACATTGTTTGGCCGagctttcttttatttatttttaagtagcTGGCTAGATTTTCTGTCACATTTACCACGTAAATCATTAGTATTAGACATGTCagctttttaaatatttgactATCAGATAAGTAGTCAAAGTATGATTTAGTGAGAGTTCAAGTATTAAATTTGAGATATGATTTAACAAATGTATGTACAAATCGGAACCGTCGGCATGCCTTAAGGTATGAAATAACCAATTTTCCATTTCATGTTCCCAAGTTGTTTCTTATTCCTCATTGGAGTCACATGCAACTTGGATTATTTTGACTTTATTTCTGCCACCTGCCTTAACTTTCTTGCTAATGACCTAGAGTGGTATTCCCTCTACAGTGAAATTTTCTCTTGAGTCGGATGGTGGTTCTGAAACCACATTATCGGGATCACTTCCGTGGCATAAGTAAATGGAACACGTTATGGAACTGAGCCATCGATGAAGGAATATCCAGCTTATAAGTGACTTGTCCAATCCTTTCCATGATTTTGAACGGTCCCATACTCCCATGTATCTTGGACGAACTTTGCATTCTTTGATGTTCCGTTTTTGCATTTGTAAGTGATGGTTTTGAGATATACTACATCTCCAACTTCGAACTCATACTGTTTGATGTATCTATCCTAGTAAATCTTTTGCCTATATTGAGGTTATTCATTTTCATCTTCAGTAATTAGATTCTTTCAGTTGTCTATTCAAACAAAGTCTAGACCAAATATGTTGTGCTCCCTCATTTGAGTCTAGCATAGCGGTATTTTTAAAGATCTTCCATACAATGCTTTGTAATGCGAAATTCCAATGAATGCACGATGATTGTCATATGAAAACTTAACCAATGCAAGTGCTTGcttaagaaaatttaattaatagatGACTACAGTTTTTAAATGAACCTTTTCAGTCTAGCTTATGTGAGACTTCTAGCTCCATATCAAGCTAATCAGCTATTCCGAGCATGACATCGCGCAATAAAATGACCAGAATAATTCAACACAGCCAAATAAACACAAGAACTTTCTATATcaaagacaaagaaaacaaaatattacaataGTCTAACATGATATAAAAAGACCACTCTTGCTAACAATCAACTCACCTGAATTAGTTCCCATTTTGGGTCCGTCTCAAACATACATTCGTTTTAAATGATTGTGCTacttgaaacaaaaattattcatttaggaaaaaaataaaatattttaaatatatttttggagaaAACGGTCAACTAAATACTGAACTTGCACATTTTGCCAAAAAATCACGAACTCTTCGTTAATCCAAAAAACATATGAACTTATGTTGACCGAACCAAATTAGATATAACTTtagtcaaaattatttttttcttaaaccgACATTTAGTTTTTAACGGAAATTAAAACGacatttttttgctaaataaaaaaaactaacaaaattcaccttaaaaacatattttggctaaaaacatgaactttttactaatccaaaaaaatataatttttttcggttcggattttggagtcttggtttatatataatttttcttaaacagagcacattttatatttttggatcaaTGAACTTTTCATTCTTTTTAGCGAAATTGTGTAACTTTAGTATTTTTATGGtgaattttgttagtttttttttttaattttagcaAAACAATGTCGTTTTgattacattaaaaaataaacattggTCAAGTGAAAATTATTATTGACTAAATTTATACCTAATTTGGCTTGatcaacaaaaatttatatgtttttttggattagtgaaGTGTTCGTGCTAAAGATTGTATGTTCAGTATTTATTTGAccattttctctatatttttgtCGAGGGTAAATATGAAATAAGAAtctacatatattaatttttcagaTCTATGTTTTCTTACGATTAAGAAGCAACCTAAGGACAAACAAATGAAAATCCAACATCTTAAAAATCCATAAAAGGGAACCGTTTTGACTTCAGTCCCAATTGGATTTCGATTTAAGTGTTCGTTTTGATGTATGTGTCTTACAAATACAACTAAACTTCTCCCAGAACAAACTCTAAAGAAACCCAGGTACACCCtttctttcatatatatattcgttcttgaaataattaaactataatGTTTGATTAGTCGCATATATATAGAAACTGATCAACCCTACTTAGATTCTTACAATTTGCAAAACTGATGTCTGGTTTCAAATTACAGAAATCTGTGTTGCAATTGAGTGTTCACGAGGAAAGAATCAGGAAGAAAGTGTGGGCGACCGTTTCTAAATTTTCaggtattttttataaacttcaACATTTACAATAtgatcattaattttaataagttGGCGAAATTAACTTTTTCATGattgttaaaaaatttaggGGTTACTTCGATAGCAATGGATGATAAAACCGGGAAAATGACGGTAGTTGGTGAAGTTGATGTACCGGTTATCGTAAAGAAGCTAAGGAAGATATGTAATGCAGAGCTTGTTACGGTTGAAGTTGTTAAACCACCTGAGAAAAAGCCAGAACCAGAGAAACCGACTCCAGCTAAATCGGCCGAAATTGTTGCCTTTCCTGTTACGCATTTTAGCTACCCGTACCAATATCATTCGTCCTATGCTAATTCTTACTATCAACCATGCGATAATTACAGAGTTGTGGTGGAGGAACCAAATACTTGTGTGATTATGTTACACTTCATTTTAGTCTATGGAACTATTAATTTTGAtggaagaatgtatttttgggTTACTGTGATATAAATTTCTTGTAATGAGCTTAAATTGAaggaaaaatgaattattttttttttcttagaaactatattttcttaaaaaaattaggaagacTTTCCTAAATGTGTATAATATCTTCATGAATTTGAGTTTAGAAAGACCTTCCCCAATAAGTATAATATGTTCCTAAAATTGTAGAAGATATTGAAATGGTGTATAATAACTTcatcaaatttaagaaaattttcattaacttatatttaaaaaaattcctaaatGTGTATTTAGAAAAACCTTTTATGAATACCTTactgaattttaattatatgtttatttagtAAGATATTCTCAAATATGTATAAGATCTTCCTAAAGTTTTTTGAAGACCTTCCTTAATTtgatatctaaattttatagGTATTATAcgtatttaaaatcattttcataaagttttgaaatatgttatatattaagtaatattttcctaaatatgcatataaaacaaattcattAAGATCACATACACATTTAGAAATTCCTAAATATACATACAAGTTACATTCAAAGACTATATTTACACATTTGTGAAggcaatcatttttttttgacaacaaacatttacagactcatgttgactctgtaaaccaaatcggtaactccgcatccatgtgaacggcgaaagacggttgtttcctagcactgcgtgctaaacTATCCGCCTGTAGGTTCTCCGTCCTGGGTACATGAACaatgtctgagttgaggaagcttctttttaaaagcttaatgTCTTTCAGgtaactttcaaatgctggccattcttctgtttccgaaaccatcttcaccgattgagaacaatccgtcgcaaaagtaacctgaaactgtctaaaattcttcatacattccattgcccaaattaatgcCCCCACCTCCGAATGAAAAGGTGAAAGACacgcccttacattccttgccctaATAAATCATCAAAACCCGGTAAAGTGCTATAccagccttgccctgaaaataaatctttatctttccatgaaccatctacgAAGCACCATCATCCTGGAGTCACTAGTGTGGGTCTGGTCTGTACCAGATGCCCCCTCGTTTGATTATTTACTACAtatgcctcagcccaaagtgatGATTCCAATTCTGCTATTTTAAGTGTGTCCcttggatcaatatccagattgctaaacactttgttattccgacctttccataatatccatgcaaattggtggtcatccatctttggattgactctccaaaaaagatgatccatgtcagtgaaaaaagaactaaaaggaaaaatattagGATTCGATGGTATCTTAGATAATGCCCACATttgacgtgctggaggacattcaaaaaacacatggtttattgattcctccggatctccgcatcgagcacaacatatatcctcttgtattcctctcgcttttagatttttcattaccgCTATACATCCTGAAAAGATttgccataagaaatgttttatcttCGGGGGGCACCgcactttccagcagaaagctTTTAGTATATCCACTGTGGGAACATAAAATTCTGGTGGTTTTCCCTTATCAGGATAGACCCGTTTCACTTGATAACCTGATTGGACCGAGTATTTCCCATTgttagtgaaatgccatccatacGTATCTTCCATCTCATTTCTACTTAATGCCAAAGCCCTGattgcctgtaaattccatgttcgggattccgagttaatgagagaatccactatGAGGGCCGAGGAATtgttttgaaggtttttgtttgctggtctcgggcgagtggctgggatccaaggatcattccatactgaaatagatgaacttgttcccacccttttaattagtcctttacaaaccaaagatctagcagaaataatactcctccagccatatgacggggagtatgaacggatcggttacaggggtgaagcattcctgtagtaccgtcctttgaagattcttgaaaaaaaagtatttggcttctcaatcagCCTCCACAGTTTCTTTTCAAGCATCGCCGTGTTAAAATCAATAAGTTCCTTAAAGCCTAGTCCACCATTATCTTTAGGCACACATAATTTATCCCATTATTTCCAATGCATGCCTTTTGTGCTTCCTCCAagactccaccaaaactgagctactgCACTCGTTAACTTTTTAACTGTAGCCTTCGGTAACCGATAaacagacatcacatggttttGCAGGGCTGTAACCACGgatttaataatcacctcttttcctcctttagtaaagaatctaaaagtccatccattaaccctaTTATTTAAGCGATCTTGtacaaaaccaaacacttgtACCTTATATCCTCCAAGGCTTTCTGGTAAACCTAAATAAGATCTCATTCCTCCTATATTATGAATtcccaaaatatctctcaatTCTTGACGACTGGATTCTTCAATCTTTTGgccaaattgaattgaggaCTTCTGGAAACCCTGAAACAGCCtcatatttctttaaaatcctgagaatggtttgacactcCTCTTTAtttgccttacaaaagaaaagactatcatctgcaaatagcAGATGAGAGATTGCTGGACAAGCTCTTGCTACCTTCAGTCCAGTTAATTGTTTCACTCTCTCCGTCTTCTTAATATTCACAATTAATGCCCcagtacacataataaataaataaagggaCAAAGGATCCCCTTAATGTAAGCCCCACTGGGGAGTTATAAGACCTCGTGGCTGACCATTGAGAAGTACCCTATATTGAACCGACGATATGCACTCCAGCATTAAATTGATCCAACGAGGATCAAATCccattttgtgaagaagaacCTTAATAAAACTTATATCCTATCATAcgccttgctcatatccgttttgatcGCCATAAACTTGTTTTGACAAGACTTATTGGTTCTCAATTCATGAAACATTTCCAgcgctataagaatattatctgatATTAACCTTCCCGCCATAAAAGCCGATTGTGTCTCCGAGAGTAGTCGTGGTAGGCAAATTTTCAATCTTTAACACAAAACTTTCGAGATGATCTTGTAACCAACATTACATAGACTTATCGACCTTAGTTCCGCcatccttgtaggtctctctATTTTCGGAATCAtgcaaatattagtaatattaaaacgTGGAACCATATTTCCtgtaaccaaaaaattattcaccatctcaacCACATCCTTCTTAATAACATGCCAGAAATGCCGAAAAAAGAGAGTTGTCATTCCATCCAGACCTGGCGCTTTCTCCGGGTGCATCATGAATAAAGCTTGTCGGACCTCTTCTTCCGTTGCTAttcttaataatatttgattcatttggGGGGAAATAGATGGAACTATCTCTTctaaaaaacaatcaaattccGTTGGGATCGGTAGTACTAAACAGACCTTCAAAATAATCAATCGCCACCTTCTCAACTCCGTTCTCTTCTGTTATCCAATTACCCATTTCGTCATGGAGTCCCACTATTTTATTGCGGACCCTACGctgtgtgggaaccgaaattcacactgtcgatttccgtttaaataaggaaagtaggagaaccctagtttctctGAGGTCCCgcatatctgctaataccacacgccaagcaatcagaatacgaaataaagacgataaaataagaaatcgaaaagagagcaaagtagatcttattccgaattcgcgtttgagcgttacaacaagatAAGAACCTGGGCTGCGAGagttgtcggcgagattcctagttttaaaaccctaaagctgctaaacctaattgagtctcagctcgaataacaaaaacggaaaattgcctaaattgctctaagtgctaagttacGCTGTCTCTTCCCCcttgcctctcacctaggactccttatatacttgctcctaggtcggtttgcgcctttccccttctgcctttaagccgtcatagctcaaaaatggagatactcCAATTTTTTCGATCTTCGAGATTATCTTCTGAAACTATACATTTCtccgtggaaacttgacatttatcttgccttacgaaccaagcataaacaatcataaggcttatgggtcttcggttaagaaatcgtaagtgggcttcgagctacattttaggtctctttgggccgtctttgactcgaaacgtttattacggtttcttcgataaaaacaaacttcccgcggtttttatcgtaaaatttgactgatgacttcgagtgatgagaaacaaagaatggtttagccatgcctcacgggagatagcattaaagagtagacgagaatgcatggatttgtgtcgtatcgacgttctGGGAGAGTTTGCTCGCtttgtagcgaccgagccgtgtgcgtgctcggtcgctatgtagcgaccgagctttgccttgagcttggtcgctacgtagcgaccgagcttcggcttgagcttggtcgctacgtaacgaccaagccgtatgcgtgctcggtcgctacatagcgaccgagcttcggcttgagttcggtcgctacgtagcaaccga contains the following coding sequences:
- the LOC106320467 gene encoding uncharacterized protein LOC106320467 isoform X2, translated to MTQKSVLQLSVHEERIRKKVWATVSKFSGVTSIAMDDKTGKMTVVGEVDVPVIVKKLRKICNAELVTVEVVKPPEKKPEPEKPTPAKPAEIVAFPVTQFSYPYQYHSSYANSYYQPCDNYRVVVEEPNTCVIM
- the LOC106320467 gene encoding uncharacterized protein LOC106320467 isoform X1, with the translated sequence MTAQKSVLQLSVHEERIRKKVWATVSKFSGVTSIAMDDKTGKMTVVGEVDVPVIVKKLRKICNAELVTVEVVKPPEKKPEPEKPTPAKPAEIVAFPVTQFSYPYQYHSSYANSYYQPCDNYRVVVEEPNTCVIM
- the LOC106320466 gene encoding uncharacterized protein LOC106320466 isoform X1 — its product is MSGFKLQKSVLQLSVHEERIRKKVWATVSKFSGVTSIAMDDKTGKMTVVGEVDVPVIVKKLRKICNAELVTVEVVKPPEKKPEPEKPTPAKSAEIVAFPVTHFSYPYQYHSSYANSYYQPCDNYRVVVEEPNTCVIMLHFILVYGTINFDGRMYFWVTVI
- the LOC106320466 gene encoding uncharacterized protein LOC106320466 isoform X2, which encodes MSGFKLQKSVLQLSVHEERIRKKVWATVSKFSGVTSIAMDDKTGKMTVVGEVDVPVIVKKLRKICNAELVTVEVVKPPEKKPEPEKPTPVTHFSYPYQYHSSYANSYYQPCDNYRVVVEEPNTCVIMLHFILVYGTINFDGRMYFWVTVI